The proteins below are encoded in one region of Clostridium estertheticum:
- a CDS encoding ABC transporter permease, with product MITSYKQLTGKYLKKNKKRTVLTIIGIMLSVALISTIGLFFKGMQDAEIQDAINSGGSYHIAFQKTNEKLISKIVNNPKVSRFGFYTMSKEINIGNKLNVNIITATDKALELFPFNAKVGRLPEKQNEVAMENWVSSHIDKNAKVGGEIKVNNKEYTLVGILEDNVQNQIEGNGIILSKNNNINKANAALLVEISSKTNLKTAVNELKQLGDKNSVKENTYLLQMLGAGDESSRLGGLYITLAIIIGIVLISTIAVIYNSFQISIVERIKQFGLLRAIGTTPRQIRKIVLREATILAIIAIPLGLICSLIAINGIILAFKLIGADSVIPIKISISPMVLSISAAVGLFAIYLSALVPAYFAGRISPLNAISGRTSITKEKIKRRKNRVVQKIFGFEGALAAKNIKRNKKRYRITVFSIVISVVLFVTFKSFMDMSLNISSDLNESKNIHFSVVANGKDTGKTIIDNKTENDVKQMESVNKVYRVYDSYSVDGLINKNSEVKEIKDIGNVYQKTTLDGVEKTLIRSSIVIYDKDSLEASKKYLQSGKIDIEKLNKENGVILINKNVVYNQNTKKNYYGPIADVKVGDEIVLQHDENGGSKSNKTNTKFDKKKLKKVKIMAILNSDPFNYRGSSDGLKIITIEKTGEELIGINDIKPTALNIVLKDIKSEEASKTGIENVTKSNSSLMVINNIDNNRKSKSTILMVKILLYGFVLVVSLIGSVNIVNTLTTNIILRKREFATLKSIGLTQKGLKKMIVLEGLLYGVVGAVYGSIVGTGISYLLFKSMGDFREFGWMVPWQAIGIATAASLIIGYISVLSPLSRIKQSNLIESVREDF from the coding sequence ATGATAACTAGTTATAAACAGCTTACAGGAAAATATTTAAAGAAAAATAAGAAAAGAACGGTGCTTACGATTATCGGAATAATGTTATCAGTTGCACTTATATCAACAATAGGACTTTTCTTTAAAGGAATGCAGGATGCCGAGATACAGGATGCAATTAATAGTGGGGGTTCTTATCATATAGCATTCCAAAAAACAAATGAAAAATTAATTTCTAAAATAGTTAATAATCCTAAAGTTTCAAGGTTTGGATTTTATACTATGAGTAAAGAAATAAACATAGGTAATAAATTAAATGTTAATATAATAACCGCAACAGATAAGGCATTAGAACTTTTTCCCTTTAATGCAAAGGTAGGTAGATTACCAGAAAAACAAAATGAAGTGGCAATGGAAAATTGGGTATCATCACATATTGATAAAAATGCTAAAGTTGGAGGGGAAATTAAGGTTAATAATAAAGAATACACTCTTGTAGGAATACTCGAGGATAATGTACAAAATCAGATAGAGGGCAATGGAATAATTTTATCAAAGAACAATAATATTAACAAAGCGAATGCAGCTTTACTCGTAGAAATAAGCTCCAAAACAAATTTAAAAACTGCGGTAAATGAATTAAAGCAGTTAGGTGATAAAAATTCTGTTAAGGAAAATACGTATTTGCTGCAAATGCTTGGAGCAGGAGATGAAAGTTCAAGGCTCGGGGGCTTATATATAACACTTGCAATAATAATTGGAATAGTTTTAATATCAACTATAGCAGTAATATATAACTCCTTTCAAATAAGCATTGTGGAAAGAATTAAGCAGTTTGGTCTCTTAAGAGCGATTGGAACTACCCCAAGGCAGATTAGAAAGATTGTGTTAAGAGAAGCAACAATATTAGCAATAATAGCTATTCCACTAGGACTGATATGTAGTCTTATAGCTATAAATGGAATAATTTTAGCATTTAAATTAATAGGTGCAGATTCAGTTATTCCTATAAAAATTTCAATATCACCTATGGTTTTAAGCATAAGCGCAGCAGTGGGACTTTTTGCAATATATCTATCAGCACTTGTGCCAGCATATTTTGCAGGTAGGATTTCACCACTTAATGCGATAAGTGGTAGAACTTCTATAACAAAGGAGAAAATAAAGAGAAGAAAAAATAGAGTAGTTCAAAAAATATTTGGATTTGAAGGAGCACTTGCTGCTAAAAATATAAAGAGAAATAAAAAAAGATACAGAATAACTGTTTTTTCTATAGTGATAAGTGTGGTGTTATTTGTTACATTTAAATCTTTCATGGATATGTCACTTAATATATCAAGTGATCTTAATGAATCGAAAAATATTCACTTCTCAGTTGTAGCAAATGGTAAAGATACAGGTAAAACAATAATAGATAATAAAACAGAAAATGATGTTAAACAAATGGAGTCAGTTAATAAGGTGTATAGAGTTTATGATTCATATAGTGTTGATGGGTTAATTAACAAAAATAGTGAGGTTAAGGAAATTAAGGACATAGGTAATGTATATCAAAAAACAACTTTAGATGGAGTGGAGAAAACCCTTATAAGAAGTTCTATTGTTATATATGATAAGGATTCACTTGAGGCTTCTAAAAAATATTTACAATCAGGAAAGATTGATATAGAAAAATTAAACAAAGAAAATGGAGTAATCTTAATTAACAAAAATGTAGTATATAATCAAAATACAAAGAAAAATTATTATGGACCAATAGCAGATGTAAAAGTAGGCGATGAAATAGTCCTTCAACATGATGAAAATGGAGGCAGTAAATCCAATAAAACAAATACGAAATTTGATAAGAAAAAATTAAAGAAAGTAAAAATTATGGCAATTTTGAATAGTGATCCTTTTAATTATAGAGGATCATCGGATGGGCTAAAAATAATTACAATAGAGAAAACAGGTGAAGAATTAATAGGCATAAATGACATTAAACCTACCGCTTTAAATATAGTTCTAAAAGATATAAAAAGCGAGGAGGCTAGTAAAACAGGTATAGAAAATGTAACAAAATCAAATTCATCTTTAATGGTAATAAATAATATAGATAATAATAGAAAAAGTAAATCTACAATATTAATGGTTAAAATATTATTGTATGGATTTGTATTGGTAGTTTCATTAATAGGAAGTGTTAATATTGTAAATACGTTAACAACTAATATTATCCTTAGAAAAAGAGAGTTCGCTACACTAAAATCAATTGGTTTAACTCAAAAGGGGTTAAAGAAAATGATAGTCCTTGAAGGGCTTCTGTATGGAGTTGTTGGTGCAGTTTATGGGTCTATTGTAGGAACTGGAATATCATACCTGCTATTTAAATCAATGGGCGATTTTAGAGAATTTGGATGGATGGTTCCTTGGCAGGCGATAGGTATTGCAACAGCAGCATCTCTAATTATTGGATATATATCTGTATTATCACCATTATCAAGAATTAAACAATCAAATTTAATAGAATCAGTAAGAGAAGATTTTTAG